Within the Vigna angularis cultivar LongXiaoDou No.4 chromosome 10, ASM1680809v1, whole genome shotgun sequence genome, the region TCTCAAACTCAGCTGGAAGCGTTTGTGGACAAAAATTCCCGCAACGGAGTTTTGCTTCTTTCGCGATGCATCACTGCTGAAATATTTGGTAAGCAATAACAGTCAGTTAACTAATTGAGTTTCTCAGTCCTTACCTATTGAAGTTGTGGTTGGTGTTGTTTTTTATGAGATAGATGTGGCTTTGAGTTTAATTCATCGCATTCCACAACTCCCTCTGACCCATGAATCCGGTGGACTAAGGCCCTTATATGCATTGGCACGCATGCCTTCTGCATTCCCTAGTGGCAGTGGATTTGGACGTTTACAACAACTCATTTATAATGGTAAGTTCTAACGATTAAGATGCGGTGATGAAGGCAGAGGTAGCAGAAGTAATGCTAATTATCCTCTTCAATCCGTTTTCAGGTTTAAGATTAGAAAAACTAGAGGTGCAAAACTTGTGCAAAGGAAAAGATAAGTTGTTCGGAATAAGCATTGACCGTTGCGGAAAAAGCATTGGGATAGTGGCAGATGTTACTCAAGTAGAAGGCCTTCGTGTTGTTCAAGAAGACCACTATAATACTTCCTTCACAGGTCTGTCTCATTGTATAATTTCAACTagtgtttaattaattcattcattttgaaaaacatCACTCACATATATCATCCTCcttctcttcattttcttctttccatTAACATGTATCAATCATTACTAAGTTTATTTCCTCTAATGTTTCTTCAGGGAGGCTCTGTGAACTGGCTGTAAATTTTCTTCCCATTAGACTGTTAGGTACGCGTGTCCCATTTCTTTCAGGGCTCCTGTGCCCTGGTATCAAATATAACtcttttaattctttctttgttttccaGGTCGACTGCTTATATTCCTTTATCtgttatttcaaaattacatactGTTAAAGTTCTCAGCTGGTACGTCAACATACATTGGATTCATTTCTTTCTCTGGTTTTCCCCTCATTAGATTAAAATATCAAGGCAAcactattcttttttatttcatgttatttatttaaaaggattccttttaattaatatgttattcTCATATAATGACTTGAATACCTCAGGAATTAGAGAAATATACCAACAGAAAAAGACTCACCTGGTAGTTCTTGAAATTCTGAACTGCATGTGCGATAGAGTTTCGGAGTACGAGGAATCGCAGCTGCGAGAGGCTTCGGCGTACGATGCAATGTTGCAGGCAGCGAAGCTTGGAATCATTGAGTTCATAGATAAGATGAGGAAGACAAATCCTGACCTCTTGTGGGCCATTGACAGAAACAGGAGAGGTATATTTTCGCATGCAATTCTGAACCGTAGAAAAGAAGTGTTCCGACTCATACAGAGCGTCAATGGACGGAAGGAGATAATCAGATGCAGTGCAGACGTGTTTGGCAATACCCTCTTGCACTTGGCAGCCTATTTAGGGCCCTCCTCTGATCTTGATCGCAGATCCGGTGCTGCTCTTCAACTGCAAAGAGAACTTCAATGGTTCAAGGTTATTATTATCCACTTTCTTCATGTCATCATAACTTGATGGAAGGAAGCAAGATAGAAAGAAAACTATGATAAAAACAAGAAATGATGtgaaaaatgagttaaatatatgtttgattattgtatatgataataataataatgtattatagTGCAGGTTGTTGAGGATATTGTGCACCCCAAGTGCAAGGAAGAGAAAAATGGAGACGGTAAGAAGCCCCGAGAGATATTCAGTGAAAGCCACGTGGAGATGGTGAAAGCTGGTGAGAAATGGGCGAAAGACACAGCTAGTTCTTTCACTCTTGTGGGTACTCTGATAATCACCATCATGTTCGCGGCGGCTTTCACTGTCCCCGGCGGAAACCAGCAGGACACTGGGGTACCCATTTTCTTGCACGACCAGATATTCACTTTGTTTATCATAGCAGATGCAGTATCgctctttctttcttccacaTCGGTCCTCATTTTCATTGGGATCCTGACCTCGCGTTATGCTGAGAAGGATTTCCTGAAGACGTTGCCATTGAAGTTACTTTGCGGCCTCGTGTCTCTTTTCTTGTCTGTGGTGTCAATGATGATAGCATTTTGTGCTTCACTTGCGATGATGCTTAAGGGTCATCAGCGGTTGATAATAGCAGCTATGTCACTTGGGAGTATTCCTGTTATCGTGCTTGTACCCTCACAGCTTCGCCTCTTCCTTGAGATTTTCAATTCTACCATGCACAAAAGATATATCAAGTGAATAAAACCTCTTTTGTAACTTGCTAAAAGGGAACATCCGTTGAGTACTAAAGTTTGTTCTTGTGTCATAATCATGCCAACTATTGAATTAAGTGTATGGCTTTCTATGCAAATCAAGCTAGTTAAACACATGTAATGCTGTAACTACACATAAATTAATCTTGTCAAATTCTAGAATGAATAAATATTCTGAAAGTTATTATGTATAAGTAAATGTATAGAAGAAGCCCAAGGACGTCTTAGTTAGCGGGTTGTCACACGTTGACACCACTTTTTTAATACAACatatattgcataataattaaataatttattttaaatttatttattattgttactatattaataaaatgagtTATCAACTAAAAAtcttgttaaaatatattttttctcaaataaaatagGTCACTTTCAattgttaagaaataaaatagataatttttatgTAGTTAAGTTCTTATCATAGGGCACCTGAAAGTTATATACTATATTTCTTCTAAGCcactaaaaaaacataattagttATAGGTGAAATTTGCCTGcaatagtaaaattttattaataaattaaaattattaatccagacattttatttcaattttctctttttagagTGACTTTCTTTAAAGAGTTAATTTGTTTTGCGATttgcaattgaaatattttgtttcacTACTCAGATTTGTAAAatgaacaaatatatataaaggaaTGAAACTTATAACCTATTTAGGATTTATTAGCAAAACTcgtaagaataaaaaaaaagtgaaactaTGATTTTACATGAATTTGgagaaacaatttaaaataactgATTAATAAGTGATTTTATTACTATAATTAATAAGTggtcaattttattttcaatttttccttttaatgaaattattattattaaatatatatctattattttcagttttataaattagttacattatcattaattatctttatatctgaatttatatttatttttattaaagttaaactaatattatgatcacaaattgttatatattagttaattactttgttttttttggaaattttcatttacattttactttttcatcCCCGaagtcaaataattaaaatttataacagGAAATTACTAATTTAGAATcaattattaaacatttttttattacttaattaatttattttggttgaAAATGTTAACTATATTTTTCTGTAATCAAATGTGTGACTTCTaataatgtttttcaaaaaaacttTATACTGTGCTTCTAAGATACATTTTATTTCGAATAAATTCCTAACAACGCTTTGCATGATACATGTGTCCAATTACAACCCCCACCCACCCACCGTTTACATCTTAACAAAAGTAATTGTTAGTGTTTATTAAATTGTTActctattataattaatttattagacATAACGAGTTGATTTTGTTAGTAACTTTAggtcattcatatatatatatatatatatatatatatatcaaatcattTGTTAGGGTCATTGTTTATTTAAGTTTGTGTCATCTAAAAtcatgtttaattatatattataaatatgtacATCttcattaaaacaaataaaaataatagattatttttaatttatgaacatTTTTTGTACACTCTTTTCCTTTATCTATGCTAATTTTTTTACTCACAAATATTTTCATCCACTTTGTCACAAGGACATACATAACACAAAACTTAAGTGATCTTTTTAAGGCTTCTTAATTAAGTCTTGAAAGTGTAATTGAGTATAGGAAAAGATTGAGATTAAATTAGCATGTTTActatggaataaaaaaaattaaaagcaatgaAAGGTTTATAAAGGTGTATATAAAATGAAGATACATGTGTGTCATTACTCAATTTATAATTACTCAATCAAGATGGGACAGAATCATCTGCTGCACATATATAATACATTAGGATcctgatattttaacaacaaatttaaaaaaaaaatttgacaaTGGGTCACATATATAATACACTAACATCTTGACAAATACGCGAGAATAACGAAAAACTCTTCGGATGAAGGTTTCCTGGCGACCGTTAATGGGATTTACTGTTGTAAAATTGACAATTTGAGATATGAGCTGTAAGGGTACGAGTAAAATGAAGAGAACGCATGCCAATACGACGATTCCTACATAGAAGTGCTTGTACAAGCTTGATTTTTGTAGAACTATTCCAAGCGCAGCACAGTAGGCAATCATCATGGACACTAGAGACAGGGAAAGGAACCCAAGCCCTGACATTATCTTGATGGGCAATCTTTTTAGGAAGTCTGTCGGAGCATAACGCGATGTTTGCAGGTCAATGTATATCAATACTGTAATGATAGACGCCAAGAGAGAGATTACATCAGCTACAATAAACACAGTAAACCGTTTTTGCTTTATCAGAATCGGCATTCCAGTATCTTGAAGGAGACCCCCTGGGACAGTGAAGATTGCAGCGAACATCACAGTTATAACGAGACCACCCACAATTGCAAATGTCGCAGCTGTTTCCTTTGcccatttttctccatctttcATCAGCTCCTTGTGCGTTTCAATAAATATCTCTTCAGGCTTCTTACCCTCATCATTTTTGGCTTCTCTGCATTTGATATGCACAACTTCCACCACCGCCTGCATTCATTTCATCCATGTTAATGCATGCATGGACTATATATTgcacgagagagagagagaaaactaAAGAAGATGAATGCACCTTAAACCATTGAATTTCTCTTTGCATTTGCAGAGCAGCACCGGGTCTGAGATTCAGATCAGACAAAGGTCCTAAACGTGCAGCCAAGTGCAATAGGTTATTGCCAAGCATGTCTGTTGTATAGTTAATTATATCCTTATTTCCACAGAGAGAACTCATGAGTTGGAACACATTGTATTTGCGATGAAGAACTGCATACGAAAATATGTCTCTTCCATGATCGTCCATTGCCCATAAGAGGTCATGGTTAGCCTCCCTCATAGCATTTATGAACTCAACATTTCCATGCTTTGCTGCTTCCAACATGGCATCATACACCAAAGCATCCCGGAGTTCTGAACTATTAAACTTCGAAACAATATCTTTATAATACCTTAATATTTCTGGAAATTCAAGCTTGTgtggaaatatatatatactctctGTATTCTCTGTATTCTTTGTATTCAGTTCATATAGATCCGTTGTCGATTCTGAAACTATGGGAGGGAAAACAAAATTACTTATGGTTTGGTTAGATTCTGAAACTATGGGAGGGAAAACAAAATTACTTATGGTTTGGTTTTACTAACGGAAGATATTTAGAAATTTGATCATTTCAACCAGCAAACAATTTCAGTATTAACCCTCCAGAATGTTAGACTCCCTAGACAGAACATTGTAATTAATGAATCTCAACAGTTACCATTAGTGTAATTTAAATTgactattacatttttttaaattgtttgattttgtattttttttataagagttTAATACGCTGATCCAACCTGATTTGGAattcaaatcaaacaataaaaaagtatcatcacatctttaattcttaaaaaacattattttaaaatccacATCCACATAAactaaatatgattttagtgtaactaaaccttatttttaaaatttattaaagcttctaaacaaaataatatctaataatatttaaatatctagtataaaaataatgaaaatgttaaacgctatatattaaaatatcttaatactCATATAATTTCTAAACATTTAAGATTGTCTAAAGCTTTCATGCATGTACATAGATATACTCTTTTATCTGTTAAATTGTATTCTATTTTTCTGTGCAGAAcattacatttattaaaaaattgcattagaataaaaaagaacagttaaaagatatgaaaatattttaaaaatatttgtttcataCCTTTCCTAAGatcctaaaaaaatattagagcataaatataatattgtatCTTTTGTctaactttaaaattaatgaaaaagcttGTTTTTGTAAAGGTCATAGTTCCTTGTTGGACTAGtggttgtgttttaattttatttaataaataaatcatttatttgttttattaatttatttgaacaTTTTCTTGTGGAACGTAGGTTGGAAATTGTTTTATCTTGgtattcaatttctttttgttttgtatcGCGATATGTTGAAAAAGCTATTTTTACAACAATTTGACAACGACACATGTGAGCATTGTATTtgatcattttaaataatttattttaaagaaatctgATTTTGAAAAGGGAACAAGGTTCCATATTTGAAAATTCTGAAATTACCCTTCTTTGTTCAATACTCTTTCCTCTCtccattttaggttttcagttttcatttcaatttctcTCTCTCCATTTAGTGAAGGTCTCGAAGTGGACGTTCAACAATCTCTCTCGACGTTGAGGAAGTTTCGTCATCGCTGGCCTCGAagtctctctttctttctcaagTTCGTGATTTCAACGATTTACGTTCAATCATCTCTATGGTTGGTCTGATCAAAGTGTCTCGTTCAGTGTCGATTGTGTCGAAGTTTTGAGCTTTTTTTGTACAATGGCTTCATTCGCTGACATTTGTTTTTCGGACAAGGTATGCACTTTTTCCCTTTTCCGTATTCGTATTAAAGGGTTGAGTTTTTGTGTTTGACCTTTGTTGGTCATTTTGCTGGTTTTTGCTTTTGGGTTGTGACCTTTGTTGGTTATTTGTAacaagaaatattaatttttttgcaGTTGTTTGTTCGCCATTCAATGAAAACGAAGTGTGTTGCTACTTTGAATGGAATTTTGAGTGAGAAGCACAAGTCCATTATTCCAAAGACGCAATTTGGATGGTTTTTAGAACTAAATGATAACCTTAAGATTGGTAGGAATAGTCCCAAACATGACTGATTTATGTAATTTGTGAATAGTGCAGTATTGGTAGATGTTCAAGTATAGATATAACTGTATATGTATTGCAACAAttattttgaatgttaataAAGAAAGTGGTTATTCGAATTGTGATTGTTATATTAATTCCATTTGTTGTTTGATAGTATTATTTAAGATTCAACCTTTGTGAATGTCATAAGAAATGTCTAGTTTTGTTACCCCTATGTGAAGGAAAGACCCACTAAGGGTGTTTATAGTTTGAGAGATTAGGTTCTACACCATTGACACAGGAATGATGCACAATCGATTACCAACAAAAAAATCTCCATTTGTACCAAAACTTGAGGAGTGCTACCCAGACATGGCTTAAGCACTCTCTAGTAGTCCTAACGACTGTGTTTTCAAGGTTTTGTGGATTGATCCCCCTGTTGGCCATGGTTTAAGGTGTCCACAACAAGAAATTTAATGTTTGGTGAGTCCTATGTGAGTGGAAGACCCACTAAGGGGGTTTATAGGTGTAGAGGTGAGGTCTACACCATTGACACAAGAATGATGCACTTGTAATCAAGGTAAAATAGTAGTATAATTAAGGTGTGATGTGATTCTACTAACACAAGCCAAACACTTATATGGACTTCACCTACCTTGGTTTAAACACCTATAGGAACTATTTTGTCCACAATTGAGTGGGGTaaattgtgttttgatgcaCTTGACACCATCAATGATCAACAACATGAGACATCCATgcaaaaactagaaaaaaaatatcacctataaggacataaaaataaccCTAGGGAGTCAAGTTCTTCCAACTAGGGAATACAATTGAAGTTTTCGTACAAATGACCATTTTttctctgttaatcgattataggggtcttgtaatcgattactagaggaaaaagggtcatttgtacaaaaacttcaactgtactccctagctagatgaacactactccccatgctctatttttttttttgaatttttaattttttgagatggttgagtgagttcaatgttattgggtgtgctccctaaaccaataatgaggttaggtcattgatttcttcaaaaaaaatatcCATTTAGGTGATTTTTTCCAactgaggtgaggtgcatgacTATTGTTGTAACACCCCTTCTTGGAGTTTCATaggaaaatttttcattttattaattagaaataCGTCATCTAATGTTGTTATAATGcacaaaatttaaaaggaattttcaataaataatagatCTGTCAACAAAAGGGAAAGATATACgtataagataacatgctgtcaacttttacctttgctgactattttaatcataactttttccacagacctccaaatgatgtgattctttttttattagaaagtaggcTTAAAactctttccaatgactactaatttataatttttggacatatgagtaggtgcagttaattctttaaagttaacgttttatatatttctaccacctataacctttgctggttgttttgctcataactttctccatcgaactccaaatgagttgattcttgttttgttcgaatgtagactcaaatatctttcaaatgattactaactcataatttttagatCACTTTAGTAGATgcagttaatttcccaaaaacaacgtttttctaagctttctaaatgagtttactttcacATTATTGTCTcatgtttcttatattattctaatttattttatttctttataaaatgtCCATAATTCAAGGTAAAATAGTAGTATAATTAAGGTGTGATGTGATTCTACTAGCACAAGCCAAACACTTATATGAACTTCACCTACCTTGGTTTAAATACATATATGAACTATTTTTTCCACAATTGAGTGAGGTAAATTGTTTTGATGCACTTGAAACCTatttgaaagctctttgagtctagatcccaacaaaataagaattgagtcatttggagtttggtggagaaaattaagaacaaaacaagtagcaaaggtcagaaaaacagagttggggagtgttgttcatccaggtggggagtacagttgaagtttctctacaaatgaccattttttctctgataatcgattacaggggttttgtaatcgattacgagggCAAAAATTGGCCAGAAAAGCTTATGGAGCTCATCTAACTTACATGAAAGCacctaaatgacattttttctcGATAGTTCAATGACCTAACATGTTCTTGCACCATACACACTGGACACATGCACTTGTAATCGCTTACAGAGaggttgtaatcgattaccaggttaAAGTTGTAGTTTTGTACTTAAAGTTGATCTGCACTACCCAAATGTGGCAATTGCGCTCCCcatgaatttttttgtttgttatgagTGTCTTTTTAAGATATTGTCAATGGAGGACCCTTGTTGGTCATGGTTGATGGTTTCCACAACTTGTAGTGTGAAGTTTGGTAAGTCTTTTGTGTAGGGAAGACCCATCCTGGGTGGTCTTATCAACGCAGGTCAGGTCTTGCACCATACACACTAGAGACATGCACTTGTAATCACTTACCAGAAaggttgtaatcgattaccaggttaAATTTGCAGTTTTGTATTGAAAGTTGATATGTGCTAAGGTGTGGCAACCGCGCTCCccatgattgtttttttttgtttgttatgagtgtgtttttaagattttatgaaTGAAGGACCCTTGTTGGTCATGGTTGATGGTTTCGACAACTTGTAATGTGAAGTTTGGTAATGAATCAATGGTGTGTGTGAAAAAGCCTAAACCTTGGTGATACCAACCTCGACGATGTGTGCGAAAAAGCCCAAACCTTGGGAGAAATATCGCCAACCACAATTGGAGACAAAAGCCAAAGACTTACACAACAACGAAAATGCATGCCAAAATCAACAAAGTTCCAGAACGAGGGATATATACCGCCAACGAGCCCACGGTGACACCATCAAAAAAAGGGAAAATGGGTAAAGAGAGAGACGAAATCCTCGGCAGTGACCAAATGACCCAAGAAACGAAGTAAGAAAAGTcgaactcaaactcaaagggAGAGAAAAACAACATTTCAATGATGGACAGAGAGTGAAGAAAAGCAAGGAACGAAGAAAACCGAAACGGTGGAGAGAGATAAATGCTTCAATGGTGGAGAGAGATGGAAGTTTCAATGGTGGAGAGAGTTGA harbors:
- the LOC108334871 gene encoding uncharacterized protein LOC108334871 translates to MECIGVASRGIVHEVLTRYNYQQWKTLMKSYLRGENLWEVVVNGYASTPIDAQRDAKALHIIQLSCAPIIFEQIKHLQTAHEAWNHLAEVCRSEVQPHIRHGVVSDNVSEHKDLYKFVKNGDWEGTSSYLRDQPNAIFWAPPSGRTVLHVATIEGHMKIVEWLVYLGKKQLVEMQDEDGNTALALAAGYTGNVNIARYFVNVEGGLELLAIENKEGEIPLLLAANSGRKRMTRYLHFRTSFDVIDKQSSDNRVLLLERCIQAHIFDVALGLLKSYGELPIQSLRVLQELARVPSEYSQASRWQTIVYSLKTGTLVDLILTIMHMFGKLVVSESTTDLYELNTKNTENTESIYIFPHKLEFPEILRYYKDIVSKFNSSELRDALVYDAMLEAAKHGNVEFINAMREANHDLLWAMDDHGRDIFSYAVLHRKYNVFQLMSSLCGNKDIINYTTDMLGNNLLHLAARLGPLSDLNLRPGAALQMQREIQWFKAVVEVVHIKCREAKNDEGKKPEEIFIETHKELMKDGEKWAKETAATFAIVGGLVITVMFAAIFTVPGGLLQDTGMPILIKQKRFTVFIVADVISLLASIITVLIYIDLQTSRYAPTDFLKRLPIKIMSGLGFLSLSLVSMMIAYCAALGIVLQKSSLYKHFYVGIVVLACVLFILLVPLQLISQIVNFTTVNPINGRQETFIRRVFRYSRVFVKMLVYYICDPLSNFFFKFVVKISGS
- the LOC108335379 gene encoding uncharacterized protein LOC108335379; its protein translation is MAGMGGGASGIVLEPLSRDNYENWSALVRNYLIGQGLWGVVTFVSEIGAKAKTVSDSWKRKNAKALHIIQLACGKEILSQIRDVETAKEAWNRLGALYSSHLKAHSDIEKGVLVEDSVLQNKPLYRYVESDEWNDAKAIINNDDTAIFSISSTGRTVLHVAVMAGHVHIVKNLVKLGKEKLVQMQDNFDYTALSLAAELTGNVEIAKSMIEKKGGKKLLTVKTKDGEIPVLLSAAKGYKEMTRYLYSQTQLEAFVDKNSRNGVLLLSRCITAEIFDVALSLIHRIPQLPLTHESGGLRPLYALARMPSAFPSGSGFGRLQQLIYNGLRLEKLEVQNLCKGKDKLFGISIDRCGKSIGIVADVTQVEGLRVVQEDHYNTSFTGRLCELAVNFLPIRLLGRLLIFLYLLFQNYILLKFSAGIREIYQQKKTHLVVLEILNCMCDRVSEYEESQLREASAYDAMLQAAKLGIIEFIDKMRKTNPDLLWAIDRNRRGIFSHAILNRRKEVFRLIQSVNGRKEIIRCSADVFGNTLLHLAAYLGPSSDLDRRSGAALQLQRELQWFKVVEDIVHPKCKEEKNGDGKKPREIFSESHVEMVKAGEKWAKDTASSFTLVGTLIITIMFAAAFTVPGGNQQDTGVPIFLHDQIFTLFIIADAVSLFLSSTSVLIFIGILTSRYAEKDFLKTLPLKLLCGLVSLFLSVVSMMIAFCASLAMMLKGHQRLIIAAMSLGSIPVIVLVPSQLRLFLEIFNSTMHKRYIK